One Epinephelus lanceolatus isolate andai-2023 chromosome 17, ASM4190304v1, whole genome shotgun sequence genomic window carries:
- the LOC117248126 gene encoding uncharacterized protein LOC117248126, giving the protein MITWVLPVDWILPWTRMISHYTYIYCLVASIGFMVCIALERYLVIACPLWYRFRQTIKISVLVCVVVWAFPAVIFCRLIAARNPATISGILLLLPLPLFIFFLGGTLKALSASISVHSDEKRRIVGMLVLVLLIYTLLFLPTIILSLARGNSGIDRYKLNNLSLTFVQFSPLADLFLYIFMRKGTIDKLLASVCCCRMDSDDISSPV; this is encoded by the exons ATGATCACTTGGGTGCTACCTGTGGACTGGATACTACCTTGGACTAGAATGATTTCACATTACACCTACATCTATTGTCTGGTGGCCAGTATTGGTTTCATGGTGTGCATCGCCCTGGAAAG gtatttggtcatcgCCTGCCCACTGTGGTACCGCTTCAGACAAACCATCAAGATCTCTGTGCTGGTCTGTGTCGTGGTCTGGGCCTTTCCTGCTGTCATTTTTTGTCGTCTTATTGCTGCAAGGAATCCAGCAACCATCAGtggcatcctcctcctccttcctctcccacTGTTCATATTCTTCCTTGGTGGGACCCTCAAAGCCCTGTCTGCTTCCATCTCTGTCCACTCTGACGAAAAACGAAGAATTGTAGGAATGTTGGTCCTGGTGCtgcttatttacacactgttgtTCCTGCCCACCATTATTTTGTCCCTGGCACGGGGAAACAGTGGTATCGATCGATATAAGCTAAACAACCTGTCTTTAACATTTGTGCAGTTTAGTCCTCTGGCAGActtatttctgtatattttcatGAGGAAAGGGACCATTGACAAGCTGTTGGCTTCTGTGTGTTGTTGCAGAATGGACAGTGATGATATCAGCAGTCCAGTGTGA